A genomic segment from Antedon mediterranea chromosome 6, ecAntMedi1.1, whole genome shotgun sequence encodes:
- the LOC140052562 gene encoding uncharacterized protein gives MPVASLVHVSLFDALEVKGNAVSEEELWALLCHSSEAMQDIFLRGQAIADNGPSFIISPHTLLLQPTGQIRYADSVNTSQYDVSGYLPPEILAHSVSFSDVAVEKMYVYSLGMTIFWAAEFGKTAHRGSSHNLTRSLHSLLLSMVEENPARRSGLIHVLEACTLHTQQFPIKVPYSHHLSKLAKLVLGNIQDLSNPLSDYDAQDGRHDNSIDKSGQSGQHLSLPSFNGTKHPRQHSNALDSLSIKRPRSQRSYHSEHSKHDARSSGHGNYSTTTIDSYDSYDDYKHSRNKHSFKSYDETGAQSYHMSDIFSPSTPDLPPRNRTRDRSPMVNRSRERSQRLSQSPPSHISRTSSRYSRASQAYERLRERRERLSVLRGEMGMPPDLIQSSSSYRGGESSGSDYEDGRGYQKTRNKRQKSFQSIASTVPSAQEGSYHPDQFPYYGSDPNLHRGNTFGSHGNAKLPDYNDNLDANGQQGSPTPDVIRRRNGENGKQKPDKRKLKKFFGPEFSVAHDDTNVSLSAAPSLLPRVLKI, from the exons ATGCCAGTAGCATCTCTTGTTCATGTTTCCCTGTTTGATGCCTTGGAAGTCAAAGGAAATGCTGTATCAGAAGAGGAGTTATGGGCCTTGCTATGCCATAGCAGTGAAGCCATGCAAGACATATTTTTGAGGG GTCAAGCTATAGCTGACAATGGTCCATCATTCATTATCAGTCCACACACCTTATTATTGCAACCTACTGGTCAGATACGATATGCAGATAGTGTCAACACATCGCAGTATGACGTCAGTGGCTACCTACCTCCGGAAATCCTTGCACACAGCGTCAGTTTCTCGGATGTCGCTGTTGAAAAG atgTATGTTTACTCCCTCGGTATGACGATATTCTGGGCAGCTGAATTCGGTAAAACTGCACATAGAGGAAGTAGTCATAATTTAACACGTTCTCTTCATTCCCTTCTGCTCTCCATGGTGGAGGAGAATCCAGCTCGGAGATCTGGGTTAATTCATGTGTTAGAG GCCTGTACATTGCATACACAGCAATTTCCAATAAAGGTACCCTATTCACATCATCTCAGCAAACTGGCTAAGCTAGTACTTGGAAACATACAAGAT cTTAGCAATCCTTTGTCTGATTATGATGCTCAAGATGGTCGTCATGACAACAGTATAGACAAATCGGGTCAATCAGGTCAACATCTTTCATTACCAA GTTTTAATGGTACTAAACACCCAAGGCAGCATTCCAATGCTTTGGATTCATTGTCAATAAAGCGCCCTCGATCACAACGCAGCTATCATTCAGAACATTCCAAACATGATGCACGCTCTAGCGGTCACGGCAACTACAGTACGACTACTATTGATTCATACGATTCCTATGACGACTATAAACATTCCAGAAACAAACATTCCTTTAAAAGTTACGACGAAACAGGTGCGCAATCTTATCACATGTCCGATATATTTTCGCCGAGCACACCTGATTTACCACCTCGAAATCGTACTCGTGACAGGTCACCAATGGTGAATAGGTCACGTGAAAGGTCACAAAGACTGTCTCAATCTCCTCCATCACATATTAGCAGGACAAGCAGCAGGTATTCCCGAGCCAGTCAAGCATATGAAAGATTACGAGAGAGGCGTGAGCGTTTGAGTGTTTTGCGTGGTGAGATGGGAATGCCACCCGATCTCATTCAGTCATCATCGAGTTATCGTGGCGGTGAGTCTTCAGGAAGTGATTACGAAGATGGCAGAGGTTATCAGAAAACGAGGAATAAGAGACAAAAATCATTCCAATCTATTGCATCTACTGTGCCATCAGCACAAGaag ggAGTTATCACCCAGACCAGTTCCCATATTACGGATCAGATCCAAACCTGCATAGAGGGAATACCTTTGGTAGTCATGGCAATGCAAAACTTCCAGATTATAATGACAATCTCGATGCAAATGGACAACAAGGAAGCCCAACTCCAGATGTTATCCGTAGACGGAACGGAGAGAATGGAAAACAGAAACCAGACAAGAGAAAACTAAAG aAGTTTTTTGGTCCGGAATTTTCAGTGGCCCATGATGATACAAACGTGTCCTTGTCTGCAGCTCCATCATTATTG CCGAGAGTGTTAAAGATTTGA